The segment CAACCGTGAGAATCTGTGTATCATAACTCAAGCAGTATTCAGCAAATAGGATCATCTGCTCGAATAACTCTTCCGCAATCCGTTTTGCTACACCATTTTTTGCCGCCCCATCGATAAAAATCTCTCGATGTTTCTCCATTTCTGCCACTTTCTTTTTACCCATACAGTTATGAGCAATAAAATCATTGGCAATCAAGTTATGGGTCTGGGAAATACTTAAGTCGAAAACCTCCTCTTGACCAACATATTCAATCGAGACAATTTCATCCCAGAATACATCGGATTCCGCAATTGCCATCAGTGCTTTATCCTGCAAAGCCGTGGCAAAATTCTGGACTCGATAAGGACTCTTTGTCGAAAGATGACCATCACCTATTAGATAAGCAGTTAGCTTAATTTGAGCATCTGATATATCACTCTCGGTAGTCAGTGGTAATATCTTAGCTAGTCCAATCCGACTACCAACCTTAAACTGATCCAGAGGCTGCCATCCTAATAATGAATAGAAACGATGATCCGCTGTCGCTTTAATTTTACGATTGGTTTTCGTGATGATTTCCCAAACATCTCGCACGCCGTTCGGATGAATTTCACTAATCGGTTGCTGAGTAATCTTTTGCGTTACCTGATCCAGAGACAACACCTCTCGTCCCAACCAATACTCAGGTTTGGATGCAATGTCTTTGAGAGACACTAAACGCCCCGTTTCTGCATCAATAATCTCCGTTGAACCACTCAGACATCGGCGTAGCAAATCCGCTTGACCCAGGGAATACCCCGCCAAATCCTGAGCCATTTTCATGATCTGCTCTTGATAACAAAGCGTCCCATAAGTTTCTTTTAAAATTGGCTCTAATAACGGATGTTGATATTCAACCTTTTCTTTTCCATGTTTGCGATTAATAAACTTAGGAATCAGACCTGCATCCAAAGGTCCCGGACGATACAATGCCAAAATCGAAGAAATATCTTCGATACTCGACGGTTTCAACTCCCGCACCACCTGGCGCATCCCCGACGATTCTAATTGAAAAATTCCCTCTAACTCGCCCTTCTCTAAAACCGTATAAGTCTGTTTTATGTCATCAGGTATTTTCTTGATTTCCCCTTTTGCCACAATCTCAAACGCCTTACGTTCATCCAGGGGTAACTGATCCAGATCTAACGTTATATTTTGATGTTGGCGAATCAATTCCGCCGTTTTCTGAATCGTGGTTAAATTTTTCAGACCTAGAAAATCCATTTTCAAGAGTCCGAGAGATTCTAAGTCCTCCATAAAATACTGAGTAATCACCGCCCCCTCATTATTCACCTGCAAGGGAACAATTTCATCTAAGGGTTCGGACGAAATTACCACGCCCGCCGCGTGAACGCCAAAGGTTTTATTAGTACCCTCAATCCGGATTGCCATATCCAGCCAGCGCTGCACTTCGGGGTTATTTAAGTAAGCATCTCTAAACTCTGGTGTGGGCGTTTTCTCAGAAATCATTACCTTTAACTTAGTGGGTTTTCCCCGTGAAACCGGAATCATTTTTGCCATCCGATCTGATTCCCCATAGGGAATATTCAAAACCCTGGCGACATCTTTTAATACCGCCTTTGATGTCATCCGGTTAAATGTAATAATTTGTGCCACCCGATCTGCCCCATATTTGTGGGTGACATATTCAATGACCTCATCCCGGCGTTCAATACAGAAATCTGTATCAATATCAGGCATAGATTTCCGTTCCGGATTGAGAAAGCGCTCAAATAAAAGCCCATGATGCACCGGATCAATATTAGTAATTTTCAGAGAATAGGCAACTAAAGAACCCGCCGCCGAACCTCGTCCTGGACCGACAGGAATCTTCTGATCTCTGGCATATTTAATATAATCCCATACGACTAAAAAGTAGGTGGAAAATCCCATCTGCTGCATCATTTTCAGCTCATATTCCAGCCGTTCTTTATAGACGAGATCGATGTCACTGCGAGAACGACATCCCATGCGCTCCAATAATCCATCCCAAGTAACTTCTTCTAAGTAACTATCAGCACTGTGACCTTTGGGAACGGGATAATTGGGGATGCGTGGTTCCCCCATAATGTCGTAGCGTTTGACCTTATCCGCGACTTCTAATGTATTCGCGATCGCCTCTTGGATCACCTCATCGGGCAAATGATCCCGAAATAGCTGTGCCATCTCCTCGGCGGACTTGAGATACTCGGTTCCGGAGTAGCGCATCCGCTTCTCTTCTAAATTAATTTCCATATTGAATGCAGAGTAAGGCGTCGTGGGCTTCGACATCGTAACAGGAGATAAAATGAGAATCATTGGTGGCGACGATTTTAATCTCTAACTCACGGGCAATTTTCACAATTTCTACGTTAACAATCCGGTCTTCAATTGACCCATGATCTTGAATTTCTAGATAATAATCGTCACCAAAAACCTCTTTATACCATTGGGCAAGCTCTCGTGCCTTTTGCACGTCACCCTTGAGAATCGCTTGGGGGACTTCTCCGCCCAAACAACCACTGGTGACGATTAATCCATCACGGTACTGTTGGAGGAATTCTTTATTAATACAAGGACGCTGAAAAATTCCTGTTCCTTGGATTCCTTTCAGATGAGAAATTGTCGTCAGTTTAACTAAATTTTTATAGCCTTGGGTATTTTTCGCCAAGACAACTTGATGGTATTTGCGCTGTTTCTTCTTCGTCTTATCTTGAATATCCCCATTAATCACATACATCTCATTGCCGATAATCGGCTTAATCCCTTTCCCCCGACAGACTTTAATCAACTCGATCGCGCCATACATCACCCCATGATCCGTCAGGGCGATCGCACTCATTCCTAATTCCACCGCCCGATCCACCAGTTGCGGTAGCTGGGACGCGCCATCAAGTAAGCTGTAGTCACTGTGAATATGTAGACCGACGAAGGACATAGGACAAAGAGAGATAAGGATTCCGTTAAGGGGTGCGATCGCTCACATCCATGGTAAGCTGACGGGTCTAATAGCATTCCCGATGCATCCAGATTGACCCTGGCTACCCCACATATAAGGATACATCATCCAACTACACCCTATATGTAGTCACACCCCCCGTAGGCTTGGTACGGGCTTGGTAACCAAGCCCCTACGGTTTAGGCGATCGCACTCGATAGATCTTGCCAGCGCTGATGCCACAATTGCTGCATTTTTTGCATAATCTC is part of the Coleofasciculus chthonoplastes PCC 7420 genome and harbors:
- the dnaE gene encoding DNA polymerase III subunit alpha; its protein translation is MSKPTTPYSAFNMEINLEEKRMRYSGTEYLKSAEEMAQLFRDHLPDEVIQEAIANTLEVADKVKRYDIMGEPRIPNYPVPKGHSADSYLEEVTWDGLLERMGCRSRSDIDLVYKERLEYELKMMQQMGFSTYFLVVWDYIKYARDQKIPVGPGRGSAAGSLVAYSLKITNIDPVHHGLLFERFLNPERKSMPDIDTDFCIERRDEVIEYVTHKYGADRVAQIITFNRMTSKAVLKDVARVLNIPYGESDRMAKMIPVSRGKPTKLKVMISEKTPTPEFRDAYLNNPEVQRWLDMAIRIEGTNKTFGVHAAGVVISSEPLDEIVPLQVNNEGAVITQYFMEDLESLGLLKMDFLGLKNLTTIQKTAELIRQHQNITLDLDQLPLDERKAFEIVAKGEIKKIPDDIKQTYTVLEKGELEGIFQLESSGMRQVVRELKPSSIEDISSILALYRPGPLDAGLIPKFINRKHGKEKVEYQHPLLEPILKETYGTLCYQEQIMKMAQDLAGYSLGQADLLRRCLSGSTEIIDAETGRLVSLKDIASKPEYWLGREVLSLDQVTQKITQQPISEIHPNGVRDVWEIITKTNRKIKATADHRFYSLLGWQPLDQFKVGSRIGLAKILPLTTESDISDAQIKLTAYLIGDGHLSTKSPYRVQNFATALQDKALMAIAESDVFWDEIVSIEYVGQEEVFDLSISQTHNLIANDFIAHNCMGKKKVAEMEKHREIFIDGAAKNGVAKRIAEELFEQMILFAEYCLSYDTQILTVEYGAVAIGEIVEKQIECTVYSVDENGYVYTQPIAQWHNRGEQEVFEYLLEDGATIRATKDHKFMTDEDQMLPIDQIFEQGLELKQVEVLQPVF
- a CDS encoding PHP domain-containing protein codes for the protein MSFVGLHIHSDYSLLDGASQLPQLVDRAVELGMSAIALTDHGVMYGAIELIKVCRGKGIKPIIGNEMYVINGDIQDKTKKKQRKYHQVVLAKNTQGYKNLVKLTTISHLKGIQGTGIFQRPCINKEFLQQYRDGLIVTSGCLGGEVPQAILKGDVQKARELAQWYKEVFGDDYYLEIQDHGSIEDRIVNVEIVKIARELEIKIVATNDSHFISCYDVEAHDALLCIQYGN